A part of Arachis hypogaea cultivar Tifrunner chromosome 12, arahy.Tifrunner.gnm2.J5K5, whole genome shotgun sequence genomic DNA contains:
- the LOC112730109 gene encoding protein MAIN-LIKE 1-like, which translates to MVNPERCIRSMRWQQGMRLDDRYVPYLQMAGLYHLARLNDRWFRLDEALDVAYQLGLPVDGRYVSGCLSEFHIYIDGGRPPWVWFQELLGVIPPPSQVQKYAVNCTWFQETFGECPEDADDETVRRYVRAYIMMLLGTQLFADKSGNRIHIRWLPYVARLEELGTYSWGSAALAWLYRCMCRVANRHVVKLAGPLQLLQSWIFWRFPQFRPTGYEAFSWPLASRWAGYNPSGSEKGPRVRAWRLRIDRLQSREFIWMPYSSPDVLQVLHPEVLEPRHMAVWRSVTALIYFAVIEWHQIDRVLPQFGGVQALRVPP; encoded by the exons ATGGTTAAT CCCGAGCGATGCATTAGGAGCATGAGGTGGCAGCAGGGCATGCGTCTTGATGATAGATACGTTCCATACTTGCAGATGGCAGGgctataccatcttgcaaggctgaacgaCCGGTGGTTCCGGCTAGACGAGGCGCTC gacgtggcataccagctggGTTTGCCTGTCGATGGCCGTTACGTGAGCGGGTGCCTGTCAGAGTTTCATATATACATCGATGGCGGCCGTCCACCCTGGGtctggttccaggagttgctaGGAGTTATACCTCCTCCCAGTCAGGTTCAGAAGTATGCAGTGAACTGCACCTGGTTTCAGGAGACCTTTGGTGAGTGCCCTGAGGATGCAGATGATGAGACTGTTCGCCGATATGTCCGggcgtacatcatgatgttgcTGGGCACGCAGCTGTTTGCGGACAAGTCTGGCAACCGGATTCACATTAGATGGCTTCCATATGTAGCGAGGCTGGAGGAGCTGGGTACGTACAGCTGGGGTTCGGCAGCACTGGcctggttgtaccggtgcatgtgcagGGTGGCAAACAGACATGTTGTGAAGTTAGCGGGCCCGCTCCAGCTACTGCAGTCTTGGATCTTTTGGCGGTTTCCTCAGTTTAGGCCTACAGGATATGAGGCCTTCAGCTGGCCTTTGGCGTCGAG ATGGGCAGGTTACAACCCTTCCGGTAGCGAGAAGGGTCCGAGAGTGCGGGCATGGAGGCTTAGGATAGACCGGTTACAGTCCAGGGAG TTTATATGGATGCCGTACAGTAGCCCCGACGTACTTCAGGTGTTACACCCGGAGGTTTTGGAGCCTCGGCACATGGCGGTGTGGCGCTCTGTGACCGCGCTGATCTACTTTGCtgtcatagagtggcatcagatagatCGTGTTCTTCCTCAGTTTGGAGGGGTACAGGCCCTCCGCGTCCCGCCTtga